From a region of the Theobroma cacao cultivar B97-61/B2 chromosome 8, Criollo_cocoa_genome_V2, whole genome shotgun sequence genome:
- the LOC18592291 gene encoding selenoprotein K has product MAYVERGVVKSKRTIWRLRTITDFFWAIINFIGVFFSTMLSMEKSDAYRKGSGSSKKWDGGPGGPGSGPYGGGGGPRRPPRGLDNVRGIDHSSLPACGSCCGG; this is encoded by the exons ATGGCTTACGTTGAGCGAG GTGTTGTGAAATCAAAGCGAACAATATGGCGACTGAGAACCATCACTGATTTCTTCTGGGcaattatcaatttcatagGAGTGTTTTTTTCAACCATGCTCTCG ATGGAAAAGTCAGATGCCTACAGAAAAGGCTCTGGTTCAAGCAAGAAATGGGATGGTGGTCCGGGAGGACCTGGAAGTGGACCATATGGTGGTGGCGGTGGCCCTCGCCGACCGCCACGTGGACTAGACAATGTTCGAGGAATTGACCATA GTTCCCTGCCTGCCTGCGGCTCTTGCTGCGGTGGCTAA